The window aataaatgattatACTGTCCTGTGCTACAATAATGTTTATCAAAGATTATTTTTCTAACCAATAGGAGTGGTCGTCTTCCCCATCTATCCACAAAAATAAGACCAACCAAAGACTTTGGGATCTACAAAGAGTAAAAGACAACAATCAGTAAAGGTATAATCGAAATAGATTTGAGAAAAATGATTTCAATAAAgaaaatacaattataaaatacGCACCACGAACACACCAAATATCATTGATCCAAGTCTCTCAGGAAAGCCTGTTAAAAGAAGCAAAATGCATATTAATATCGATGATTATTATATATTGCTGGTAataatcatatagtatataaataCTAGTCTAAGACtttgaaacaaaattctaaCCAGATTTTCTAAATATGGCATTTGAATAATATGTGATGCCGCTAGCTCCACATAGTTGTTGTATCAACATTAGACCAATTCCAAcctgtttgtttttaatatagaaaCCGAATCGTTACTTTCATCAAACGTAAAATGATTAGCTTTTTAACCTTATTGCGCCAATACATGTTACCGTACCACAAGAGTTCGTCTATACTTCTTCTGAAACATGTCACAGAAACTGGACTTTGAATCTTCTTCAAGCATTTTTGTCATAACCTGAACAAAACATAGCAAGCGTATAAAACACTattactatcttttttttttttggggaaaaaataaCCTCAATTACTTATAAAGAAATTAGactaaaaatttaacaaaaaaaaagatagaaattatacaaataataaataaaagctaatgtttgttaacaaaaaaaaaaatacctgaATTTCAGCGGATTCACCTGAAACATCAAAGTCTTTCCCTCTAAGTCGATGCAAAGAACTTTCTACTTCTTTGCTTGAACCGACTTtagcctgaaaaaaaaaacaataaaagttttttttttttaatgattgaAGTACAAACTATAAATACTTACGTCAAAACTCATAGTCgaaattcaatatattaaagaaaaaaaccaaccaGCCATCTCGGAGATTCCGGTATATAGTATATTCCGATCACTTGAAGGACGCATGGAAGAGCAGCTGAACCGGGTAATGGAGATAAATACAATCGACATTATGTACATGaatattgaataaataaaaaataaaaaactaacaTGTTTGAAAAACTATACTCGTGTTTTCAATTTGAGATATTACGTTACCTATAATAGCCATTACCCGCCAATTAATTACAGTCCCAAAGAAATAAATCAGGGAAACTCCACTGTTTTGAAGAAgctattaaaccaaaaataaaataaaaattggttgttacaattaaaagaaaaaaaaactaacgttgtataaaagaaaaagatactaGTATAAAATAATAGAGTTACCTGATTTGAAGCAGTGAATGCACCACGAACATGTTTTGGAGTGATTTCCGCAATATATACAGGGACCTTCGTTTGGGATATTAAAATGgttgttttcaacttttcagTGATGtgtccaaaataaaaatactactagATTATGACCGgagcaagttttttttttaatttttttaatgtactattttaatattatttttggtaatgtattcttttattaattttattgataatttGTAGTATACGGCACAACAActttttaatacaatcttaattaaatcagtttgattctaCATATTCTATATTGGTGATGTTGAAATAGTAAATTAAGGATTTAACCTTTATTGAGGTATTATGTAATATCATATAActcgtcatgtaatataacttgtttgtattattttgaaaatttaatatgtttgtattttcaaaattttaaattttttattaagtttagatatatcagttataaattataaacttcttaaaattctataatttattatatacggtaaatttacGATATATgcatgttgaacacacactttttctattaattgagtaatatatgttagtttgaaaaaattcaaatcacaatatatgcaggaaacaatatctattttttatattaattgagtaatatatgttcgttttaaaaaattcaaatcacaatatatgcaggaaacaatataaatttttatcaactttatgtattatatgatgatgcattatatttaaattttaaaataaaaaaagatgctaggagaataattttttttaaatatggaataaatcttctaaatatctatattaattctagaatattatatatatggaatatttaaagtattttaattttgtttggttataaggatagtagagagagttaactaaacttgtttagatatgaatataagcattaaatgatattaaatgtaaaaactttccaaaattaatttttgaacaaaaattgctgtaaaaatactaatatattgATGCTAGTAGATGAAATAACAAAAGCTAAAGTAAATAGAGTAAGTAGTAATTACCACGTAGCTAATCAAGCCCACTCCAATGCCCAAGGAAATTCTTCCCAAGTCCAGCCAGAAgacattctttttgtttcccaCATAGTATAATTCAAATCtattaattagatattttaaGAACCAAGTTATTAGTATTTAATAAGGGTTTTTATTTCGGATTTATTATACCTTTGCGAAGGCAATGGCGAGCCAGCCAAAAATGCAGAAAAAATCGCAGGTCCACAAAGTCTATAATcgcatccaaaaaaaaaagaatataaattagaatcttttttttttttggttcaaaaaattagaagaatctCATACTACGTACTACTAAACACATTTTCAAATAAAAGATTAACATAGTGCATAATTAAATAATTCATTATATGAAAATTAGGGTAAAAACGGTAATGTACTCGTCTTCTGCCGAGGATGACTGCCAATTGACCGCTGAACAAGGCGCCGACCGCACCTCCCACGTTGATGAAGGAACCAAACGCTGCAAACTGTgggaaacaaataacaaacaaacaaattgagAGTCAAGCACACTTAATTATGTTAGTCATATTTTAAATgctaattttgttttgtctctattaaatattattattacaaacactacatatatatttaatcactTGTTTAATTAGATTGTTTATTTCTTAGGTAAGTAAGCGCTCGTGTATTcttttgattagtttaaatATCATATGAAATTTGTCAGAAAGCTAGTACCATATTCGATACCTAAAATAATAACGAGATtactaatataattttaaaatacagctatatacttaatttttaactatattcatttttttaaatattaagttACGTATCACATATGCATCTCTCAAAGTCGTTTGTGTACAGAACAGAGATGTCTCTCAGTAGTCAAATGTATTTCCCAACAAAGTTTCTATACTCTTAAGTCAAAACTATGAACCACAATTTACTACTACTATTTTCAGTTGCGAAAgcgagttattattatttatcagtGATCAGTGATGTCTTTATACGTAACTGCATACAGATATTATCAATTTCATTATCTTCGTACCAACCTGGCTTGTTGGGTGAGGGTCTCATAGTTTAGAACTccatacaaagaaaaaaaattacaagcaGCTGATGTTTTAATTCAACAAGTAATTATGCATTTTGAGCATGATTAATTGGGTATTACTACAATATAGTGATAAAAGCtacaaaggaaaaacaaaaaaaatcgatacttgtttattttttggggTATCAATGTTAACTGTTAAGTAAAAGATTCGTACCTGTGCCATAGAAAGGTCTAACTCCTTCATGATAGCAGTCTCAGCGCCTGAAGTATAACCAGCCTAACAACGTCCAAGAAATTACAGGAATAACAAAAAATCcatcaaagaaaaggaaatcgagagtaattaattaaagagagaaattaaGAAACTCACAGCACATCCATAGCTGAAGGAACTACAAACAGCGACAAAAGTGCTGAGAATCACACAAGCTGTTACATGACGATCATCTCTGTCGTTctggtgaggaagaagaagcccTTCCTCCATGCCTCtgttctcctcctcctccaccaccattcTTACGATTTTGTTCTCTTTCCAAAGATCTCCCCcctagaaagaaacaagaatatatcttcttgattttgatattggagagagagagagagagagagagagagagagagagagagagatgagagggAGGGAGAGACAGAGAGTTTACTTGTAAGGTTTAATCACTTCATAATTTGGACAAGTGGGCTTGATATATAGAATTGGGATCTTGAATATAGTATTAACTTACCTTCCAATAATTTCGAGTTTGGTCGTTCCTTTGTACTAAGATAATAATGACAACTTTCTTAAGTGAATTTGGCTCATTATCTGTGCTGGATACAAGTTGCacgttcttttttctttgtattagTTCTAatagtttatgtattttttttgtataggtaattaatattttgattaaagttatgtaataagaatattatttatttcataatttaacTTATTAGTATACCTTTAAAACATGGTTGAAGACTATCCAAATTACTCAAGTCCAACGTGTTACACATTCATGTCAGGAGCGttacaaaattagaaataaatacaTGTACTTGTAAATAAAGGCTACCAAAATTGACCAGAATATGACATATCCGCTGTACTTGCTTATGTACCGTTCATTAAATTGACAgttctatttttcaaaaaatttaatactCAAATTATTTTACGAACATccctaatatttttttaaatgagcgttgtttaaaaaataagttgAAAAAGAGGGttgtttattaaataataaatatatgcaCGTATattctaaaaaggaaaaaaactctaTGAGACTATGACagtacaaaattatataaaaaaagaccAAGATATCCGTTAAATTTGGTTACCGTTTATGAAGATAGATTTACAGTtatgtttttaccttttttgtttcactATACAAACATATtcacataataaataaatccccaatagttttttttttaaaactagtgttatttaaaaacttgtttgtCAACTTGATGATacgcatatattaatcaacggagagtattttttaaaacatatagaaATAGACATGCCGAAAGTTACTggataaattctttttttttttttttttgaggtaaAGGAATATTTGTGCCTTAAGTATCTTTTTTTGATCCGGAGAATATTAGTTCCTAGAACTCTTTTTAAACAAAGAATGGTTTACAAATGAACATGTCATtgtgattattttatatttttattatttttgatatcgGTGAAgactatatatgtatgagagTTAGTTGAGAAAACGAAGACTCTAAAGTAGAAAACTTGAAACGGGAGATATATTAACTAACTCGCTAAATTATAGGTAAAGCCAAGCATAGTGATAGTGTAACGTGTTTCTGTTTCCAACatgctgatgatgatgctgctgctggtaaaacaaataacaacatCACTTTATTTTGCGTCATCATACGGTATTATATCATTCTTCATATCATTGATatgaatgaatttttttctttttttcttgtgggTGTTTGAACATGAATGATTGATTGTTGAATATGGTGGAGAGTCAGATAAGTATCAAAGCATTGGTGGGAACAAGTGAGACCCCACCCCATCCCACCAAATCCAATGCCCATCCCAGTATCCCATATGTCTAATCACACGTTATTTTTGATCGCTCTCAGTAGCAATTAATAGTGTTGATATATAGGATTGTCAATTTGTGTACCACACTACCACTACCACCCATACTCATTCGTTGTAAATATTGGCTCCTTTTGCGGTCCTTCATAATCATTAACGAGTAAGTACCAATTGAGTCGAAAAACTCGGTTTTGTATATGCATTCATGAATCTTCTCTTTCAGGACCACTTATTGTATACTTAGAAGATTTGAATTTCCCATAAGAAGAATATATACATGAAGTCTTCCAAAACGAAGCCCGTTCCAAACAGCAATCAGAtggtttttaatctttttagcTAAGGCTTGTTCATCAACGTAATGATTAATTTTGAGATTAAAGAAAAGGTCTGAAAggaatcattaaaaaaaaaaaaagtgaaaaggaCAAGAAATATATCCATTTCCACTATCCAAAATTTGCCAAGCTATTAAAAGTTTATTGTTGGTGTTTTCCAAACGCAACCTTTTATACCAATACTTTTATTGAACAAGACATGTTAGATACGTTGTAACTCAAAAATTTTCCTTTTGTGGCCGTAATAGTGACATACATATCTTTCTTACAACTGGACTTGATGACTAAATCATTAATCGAGAAAAATCTCATTCTTTCgttgtctctcttctttcatCGTATTTTTGATGGAAATCTTTTTGTATCCTACATAAAG is drawn from Camelina sativa cultivar DH55 chromosome 1, Cs, whole genome shotgun sequence and contains these coding sequences:
- the LOC104709332 gene encoding sugar transporter ERD6-like 11; translated protein: MVVEEEENRGMEEGLLLPHQNDRDDRHVTACVILSTFVAVCSSFSYGCAAGYTSGAETAIMKELDLSMAQFAAFGSFINVGGAVGALFSGQLAVILGRRRTLWTCDFFCIFGWLAIAFAKNVFWLDLGRISLGIGVGLISYVVPVYIAEITPKHVRGAFTASNQLLQNSGVSLIYFFGTVINWRVMAIIAALPCVLQVIGIYYIPESPRWLAKVGSSKEVESSLHRLRGKDFDVSGESAEIQVMTKMLEEDSKSSFCDMFQKKYRRTLVVGIGLMLIQQLCGASGITYYSNAIFRKSGFPERLGSMIFGVFVIPKSLVGLIFVDRWGRRPLLLASAVGMSIGSLLIGVSFTLQQMNVLPELTGVFVFVNILVYFGFSAIGIGGLPWVIMSEIFPINIKVSAGTIVALTSWTSGWFVSYAFNFMFEWSAPGTFYIFAAVGGLSLIFIWMVVPETKGKSLEELQASLTGTN